A section of the Felis catus isolate Fca126 chromosome B2, F.catus_Fca126_mat1.0, whole genome shotgun sequence genome encodes:
- the GSTA4 gene encoding glutathione S-transferase A4, with protein MAAKPKLHYPNGRGRMESVRWVLAAAGVEFDEEFLETKEQLQKLQDGNHLLFQQVPMVEIDGMKLVQTRSILHYIAEKHHLFGKDLKERTLIDMYVEGTLDLLELIIMHPFLKPDDQQKEVVNMAQKAIIRYFPVFEKVLRDHGQRFLVGNQLSLADVILLQTILALEEKIPNILSAFPHLQEFTVKISNIPTIKKFLEPGSKKKPPPDDIYVRTVYNIFMP; from the exons ATGGCAGCAAAGCCCAAGCTCCACTATCCCAACGGAAGAGGCCGGATGGAGTCCGTAAGATGGGTTTTAGCTGCCGCTGGAGTCGAG tttgatGAAGAATTCTTAGAAACAAAAGAACAGTTACAGAAGTTGCAGGATG GTAACCACCTGCTGTTCCAGCAAGTGCCAATGGTTGAAATTGACGGGATGAAGTTGGTGCAGACCCGCAGCATCCTTCACTACATAGCAGAGAAGCACCACCTGTTTGGCAAGGATCTCAAGGAGAGAACCCT gaTTGACATGTATGTGGAGGGGACGCTAGATCTGCTGGAACTGATTATCATGCATCCTTTCCTAAAACCAGATGATCAACAAAAGGAAGTGGTTAACATGGCCCAGAAGGCTATAATTAGATACTTTCCTGTGTTTGAAAAG GTTTTAAGGGATCATGGGCAAAGGTTTCTTGTTGGTAACCAGCTGAGCCTTGCGGACGTGATTCTACTCCAAACCATTTTGGCTCTAGAAGAGAAAATCCCCAATATCCTGTCTGCATTTCCTCACCTCCAG gagTTCACAGTGAAAATCAGTAATATCCCTACAATTAAGAAATTCCTTGAACCTGGCAGCAAGAAGAAGCCTCCTCCAGATGACATCTACGTGAGAACCGTCTACAACATCTTTATGCCCTAA